Proteins found in one Arachis stenosperma cultivar V10309 chromosome 8, arast.V10309.gnm1.PFL2, whole genome shotgun sequence genomic segment:
- the LOC130945611 gene encoding structural maintenance of chromosomes protein 2-2-like has translation MAMFKKAEDEYNDLMSEKYIIENDKSKIKKVIKELDEKKETLNLTWVKVNNDFRSISSTVLSDMMAKLEPPEGCSFLDGLEVWVAFGGVWKLSLSELSGGQRSLEVYIC, from the exons ATGGCAATGTTTAAGAAGGCAGAAGATGAGTACAATGATTTAATGTCAGAGAAATACATAATTGAG AATGACAAGTCTAAAATCAAGAAAGTGATCAAAGAACTAGATGAGAAAAAAGAGACACTAAATTTGACCTGGGTCAAAGTAAACAA TGATTTTAGATCCATATCTTCTACAGTACTATCGGATATGATGGCTAAGTTAGAACCTCCAGAAGGATGCAGTTTTCTTGATGGTCTTGAGGTTTGGGTTGCATTTGGAGGTGTTTGGAAATTGTCATTGTCTGAATTAAGTGGAGGTCAACGATCCCTTGAGGTTTATATTTGTTAG